One genomic segment of Gopherus flavomarginatus isolate rGopFla2 chromosome 11, rGopFla2.mat.asm, whole genome shotgun sequence includes these proteins:
- the LOC127031375 gene encoding uncharacterized protein LOC127031375, producing the protein MPPRNKRAPAWTNAELQDLISVWGDEAVQTQLRSRRRNYDTYGQISQSMLRRGHERDALQCRVKIKEMRSAYCKAREGNRRSGAAPTTCRFYKELDAILGCDPTVNPRSTMESSEQGEVGDGVEDEYSDATGVEGDTPESQDTGSQELFSSPEETSQSQQLEADVDEEAEDRARGNSSNAAVSPASRRLQNLRRNPRKSKEELIKTVLNHYNRESRKTEEWRKSVQEWRLTESRRQELSAKRIARQMMRLLSRQTKSFESLVAMQANIYRANPQASQSTVPCPPVYPQNSFMQHPVPYYHQLPPTPITSPTNQDMFNSYPLHSTPIIMQQSNGELHQTVTIE; encoded by the exons atgcctccacgcaacaaacgagccccagcatggaccaatgcagagctgcaggatctaattagtgtgtggggagatgaggctgttcaaacacagctgcgctccagaaggagaaactacgatacctatggtcagatatcgcagtccatgctgagaaggggccacgaacgggacgccttgcaatgcagagtaaaaattaaggagatgaggagtgcatactgcaaagcccgtgagggaaaccgacgctcaggagcagcccccacaacctgcaggttttacaaggagctggatgccatacttgggtgtgaccccaccgtgaatcctaggagcacaatggagagttcagagcagggagaagtgggggatggtgtagaggatgaatacagtgatgctaCTGGCGTTGAGGGGGACACCCCGGAgtctcaggacacaggcagccaggagctcttctccagccctgaggagactagccagtcacagcagctggaagcggacgttgatgaggaagctgaggatcgtgctcgtg gCAACTCGAGTAATGCAGCTgtgtcaccggcctcacgtagattgcagaatttgaggcgcaatcctaggaaatcaaaagaggagctgatcaagaccgtcctgaaccactacaacagggaaagtaggaagactgaggagtggagaaaaagtgtacaggaatggaggctgactgaaagcaggagacaggaattgtctgccaaaagaatagccaggcagatgatgagactcctgtctcgccaaaccaagtcttttgagtctcttgtagccatgcaggcaaatataTACCGTGCTAACCCACAGGCTTCCCAAAGCactgttccttgtccccctgtgtatcctcaaaatagctttatgcagcacccagttccttattatcatcagctgcccccaacacctataacatcacctactaaccaagatatgtttaattcttacccactgcactccacccccatcattatgcagcaaagtaatggtgagttgcatcagacggttacaattgagtaa